From Methanomassiliicoccales archaeon:
GAGATAGGACCGGTGAACGCCAACGAACTGGCCGATGTAATTGGAAAGGACCGCTCCACTGTCTATCGAGCATTGCAGAAGATGCTGTCCTGCGGAATGGTGTTCAGGGAGACCCGGAGCATCCCTCGTGGCGGTTATTTCCACGTATACCGGGCCATCGGAAAGAACGATCTGCGTCTGAAGTTGGAAGGATGCGTGGATAATTGGTATGGAAAGATGAAGCTCGCTTTGGACCAGCTCAGCGGTAATGATTCAGCATAGGCCGGATCAAAGGGTCGCCTTCATATCGATCTGTATTTATTGGTCCAAGGTTTATAATATAAATAATTATATATTATATCAATAATATTAATATTATCATCTGAAATTATGAGATGGGTGATTATCCCAAGAGTCAAATACGGTCTCGAAGATTCAACATTGAGAGCATGAGCTTCACAGGAATGGACATCGTGTCGATCCGCGATCTTACCCATGAACAGATCGAAGAGGTCTTGGAACGGTCCGAGAAGATGATCCCCTACGCCAGGGGAGAGATGAGGTCCAAAGCCCTGGACGGGAAGATATTGGCCACCCTTTTCTTCGAGCCATCCACCCGCACTCGAATGTCTTTCGAGAGCGCCATGATGCGCCTGGGAGGAAGGATAACCGACCTGGGCGTTCCCTCCATGAGCTCCATATCCAAGGGCGAATCCCTGGCGGATACCATCCGCATGGTGGAGGTCTATTCGGACATCATCGTCATCAGACATCCCCGTGAGGGAGCGGCAAGGTTGGCGGCCCGTTTCTCTTCCAGACCGGTCATCAACGCGGGGGACGGCGCCGGGCAGCACCCTACTCAGACATTGCTTGACCTTTTCACAATAAAACGGATAAAAAAGGACTTTAAAAAGCTCAAGGTGGTCATGGTGGGTGACCTGAAGTACGGACGGACCGCTCACTCCCTGGCCGAAGCGTTGAGCTCCTTCGGCGTGGAGCTTACCTTCGTAGCTCCGGCCACCCTGCAAATGCCCAAGGAGACGGTCAAGCAGGTGGAGAAGATGGGCTGCAAGCCCAAGCTGACCAACCACCTGGAGGAGACCATCGCCGATGCCGATGTCCTCTATGTCACCCGGATACAGAAGGAAAGGTTCCCGGACCTGGCCGAATATCAGAAAGTGGCCGGAATGTACCGGGTGGACCGCAAGCTGCTGCGGGAGGCCAAGAGCGACCTCATCGTCATGCACCCCCTGCCCAGGGTGGACGAGATCGATCATGAGGTGGATGAAACGCCCCATGCCAAGTACTTCGAACAGGCTTTCAATGGAGTGCCGGTGAGGATGGCGCTCCTCAACCTGGTCCTCGGAGGTGAACTATGATGAAGGAGTTCAAGGTGACGCCGATACGAAACGGCACGGTCATCGATCATATCGAATGCGGCATGGCGTTGAAAGTGCTGCGCATCATCGGCATGACCGAAGGCAAGGTGCAGTCCCCGGTCAGCGTGCTCATGCATGTGCCTTCGAAGAAGGAGGGATGGAAGGACGTGGTCAAGGTGGAGGATCGCGAACTTGATCCGAGAGAGGTGGACAAGATCGCCTTGATAGCACCTAAGGCCACCATCAACATCATCCGGGATTTCAACGTCGCCGAGAAGCACAACGTAGTGATGCCCGAACGAGTCGTCGGCAAGGCTCGCTGCAGCAACCCCAACTGCATAACCAATCAGAACGAACCTATTGAACCTGAGTTCGTCGTAGAGGGGAAGAACCAGCCAGTGCTTCGCTGTGTCTATTGCGACCGGAATGTGGACGATATAGCCGAGAACTTGCTCTGAACGGGCCGAGCCCGCCGGACATCTTCCCCGATTTTTTCTTAATGTTGATTCGAGCGACCTATCTTGAAGAAGTCCACCTTTGATATAACCGTTCAACGTTTGATGGGGTGAAGTTCATGGGCGTATTCATACTGACTGGCATGCCCGGTGCGGGCAAAGAGGAACTTGTGTCCGTCGCCAAAGGGCTGGGGTTCGAGATCAGAAGGATGGGCGATGTGGTCAGGGCCGAGGCGTTACAGCACGGCATCTCACCTCAAGACCAAGGTGTGGGGAAGTTCGCTCACAGGGAACGCGAGCTCCATGGATACGACATATGGGCCAAGAGGATTGTTCCCTTGGTGGGCGACGGTGATACGATCATCGACGGCTGCCGCGGGATGTCCGAGGTCAAGATATTCAGAGATGCGTTCGGAGAGCTTGTCAGGATCATCGCCATCCATAGCGCCCCTTCCACTCGCTACCCACGCCTGGTCAATAGAGGAAGGTCCGACGCGCCCAAGGACCTCAAGGAGTTCGAGGAGAGGGACCAGCGGGAATTGGGTTGGGGATTGGGAGAGACCATCGCCTTGGCGGATATCGTACTGGTGAACGAAGGCGATATCGATTCTTTCAAAAAGGAGGCGGCCAAGTTGCTCAAGGAGATCAAGGGATGAAGTTCAAGGTGGAGAGGATCTGCCGTACCGATTCCATGTCTGCGATACCTATGGAGAGGATAAGGTTCGACCTTAAGGCCTCAGTGGAGACCATAGAGCAGGCAGGACATGCTGTGGAATCTCAGGAACTTTACCTTGCCATCAAGATGGAAGGACTGGACGTGACCATCTACCCCAGCGGTAGAATGCTCATCCACCCTCTTAACGACAAGCCTAAGGCCAAGGAGCTGGCGCAGCGGGTTTTCTCCTTTTTGATCGAGGAAACCGATTGACCGACGCTCGGACCGTATCGTTATCAAAATAAGCAGCAATCCGGGGGAAACGCCTTCCCAGACTGAAATGGGTCCATCCAGACCTAGCAAATTATTTATCTGGAGAAATGAATATCAAACGATACGGGGTGGGCATGAGACGATTAGCGGTAGCCGTGCTGTTATTTTTGTTCCTTATCAGTACGACGCTTCCCGGCACCGCTACACCAGCGTATGGTAGTGCAGCAACCCTCGATTACGAGAACCCAGGAATCGATGATGGAACATCGCTTTTTGATGAGTTCTCTCAAACTTTCGTCATTAGCGGTGAACCGTTGGACCAAGTGGTCGCTGATTTTAACGGGGATCTTCGCAACGATATTGCGATAATATATGTCAACTCACCAGTTGTTGACATTTTCTTTTGTAATCCACAAAATAGCTTTTCCTATACGAATCGTACGAGCGTCAGTTTATCCCCCTACTTTGTAACGGACATAGCGGTGGGAGACATGAACCACGACGACCTGAACGATCTTGTGGTGACCTTGAACACCACCAGCAATAATGTGGTCATCCTAAACCAATCGAGTGGTTTCATCGTTTCGAACGAAAACAAATATAATACAATCCTAAGGCCACACGGAGTACTCCTGGAAGACCTAGACAATGATACCTTTTTAGATATCGTGACCCTTTTTTCCAGAGATTCCGCCCCTTTTGATTCTGGAATAAGGATTCATTTCCATTCTGATGATTATGGCCTGGGTGGAGTAGAGATTGATCTTGATAACGTCCTCTATAACATGGACCTGCCCCGTTACTTCACGCTAGGTAACTTCAATGGGGATGATCTGGTCGATATGATCGTGGGAGACCAAACTACGGGAACGGTGGTCGGTTTTGTAAACGGTAATTCCAACGGTCTGATCTGGACCGCCACGACCTCCATCCCTCTGAACAATCCAACCGCTATCATGCTGGAACAACTCGTAAGTGGCGGGTTGAAGGATCTAGTAATTGCTGAAAAAGGAACCTCCATGCTTAAGTTCTGGCGTTACTCGAACAGCACCAGTTCGTTCGAAATGTACACGAATAAGGGGGACCAGTCCATGATATCATCGTTGGCTGCCATCGATATCAACGGTGATGGAAGGATAGATGTGACGAGTTCATCGACCCTTTACCACAACATCACCGTATTCAACACTCCGATCTCAGGTTCATACAGCTATTCCAATGCCATCACCTTCCCCACACCCTTGAACCCAATAAGCGTGAAGACGGCGGATATGAACTCGGATGACTTGAGCGACCTGGTGGTCATTTCCCGGCCCTCGACCGGATATGGAACCGTTTCCATCTATTATCAGAACCTGGATACCGCATCCAACGCCAATGATAATCAGTTCGTGTCAGGGATATCCGCGGACCTCTCGACGATGGGAGACTTCAACGGAAATGGAAATGCGATCGCGACCTATAACCAGTCCTTATCCATCATCAGATTCATTCGTGAAGGCAGCCCCAATCTGGCTCAACGATACGTTGGATTGAACCTATCGGCCATTTTGTCGACGGACCTGAACGATGATGGTTATGACGATCTGATCATGGCCGCTTTCGACACAAAGGATGTCATTGTAATGTTCGGCGCTCCGACCTTCCTAAGCGGAGGAGGGACGACCCTCAATTTGACATCTACCTTTTCTCAGACGTTATCCCTTACCAGCGGTGACCTTAATGATGATTCACTGACGGACCTGGTCGTGGGTGGGAATGGAGGAGTGAACATTTTTAATAACTCTGGAACGAGTGCTCCGTTCTCTGATTCT
This genomic window contains:
- a CDS encoding helix-turn-helix domain-containing protein, with amino-acid sequence MLPESIKDINSCQDLVQCVFNLNGFEVEVYEKLFEIGPVNANELADVIGKDRSTVYRALQKMLSCGMVFRETRSIPRGGYFHVYRAIGKNDLRLKLEGCVDNWYGKMKLALDQLSGNDSA
- the pyrB gene encoding aspartate carbamoyltransferase, producing MSFTGMDIVSIRDLTHEQIEEVLERSEKMIPYARGEMRSKALDGKILATLFFEPSTRTRMSFESAMMRLGGRITDLGVPSMSSISKGESLADTIRMVEVYSDIIVIRHPREGAARLAARFSSRPVINAGDGAGQHPTQTLLDLFTIKRIKKDFKKLKVVMVGDLKYGRTAHSLAEALSSFGVELTFVAPATLQMPKETVKQVEKMGCKPKLTNHLEETIADADVLYVTRIQKERFPDLAEYQKVAGMYRVDRKLLREAKSDLIVMHPLPRVDEIDHEVDETPHAKYFEQAFNGVPVRMALLNLVLGGEL
- the pyrI gene encoding aspartate carbamoyltransferase regulatory subunit; this encodes MMKEFKVTPIRNGTVIDHIECGMALKVLRIIGMTEGKVQSPVSVLMHVPSKKEGWKDVVKVEDRELDPREVDKIALIAPKATINIIRDFNVAEKHNVVMPERVVGKARCSNPNCITNQNEPIEPEFVVEGKNQPVLRCVYCDRNVDDIAENLL
- a CDS encoding AAA family ATPase; this translates as MGVFILTGMPGAGKEELVSVAKGLGFEIRRMGDVVRAEALQHGISPQDQGVGKFAHRERELHGYDIWAKRIVPLVGDGDTIIDGCRGMSEVKIFRDAFGELVRIIAIHSAPSTRYPRLVNRGRSDAPKDLKEFEERDQRELGWGLGETIALADIVLVNEGDIDSFKKEAAKLLKEIKG